Proteins encoded in a region of the Babesia bovis T2Bo chromosome 4 map unlocalized Chr4_2, whole genome shotgun sequence genome:
- a CDS encoding Eukaryotic and archaeal DNA primase large subunit family protein — MSQILLQDDAADCAIYSKCFYKGSKHVICFYNEPPLTGQINLRTFQEVAAKRLAMLQYIDSKSDFRQKKSDNKADHVSDIETKMEELGFMLPNPVFDKEDVEKYLHIAQADVISHFILRLAFGRARDKRDWFLRNEVRLFEIRLEKLKNVKIRDVENQTKLEYFLQNQGILYDSMVVPTMMTHSNQMAEQMKQIQELIQFRNDASKVEKLYIAPFYPDAMVLVRNRQVALKNGQAYVPNTLLHILCSSKFRQQVQNSLRSLDEAGTIDAAKPFVDERISGFLRVLPESYLATDYSRSNYVPGENESLNLANVNSIFRQTFPPCMRRIFTHYVNSRHLKHNARRQFWLFLKGCGMSLEENIHFNRNIWHDATSFDKEHVYNIRHIYGKEGRRLSYPPLSCNAIIKSLPPPVQGQVHGCPFKELDNNGVRKMLEDFGLGDDQITPIMDLKATHQYQLACVEYFAQNTPNGATEGVGIHPNVFFQNSFKANYASTSKDIAE; from the exons ATGTCACAGATACTGTTGCAAGATGATGCCGCAGATTGCGCAATATACAGCAAATGCTTCTATAAAGGAAGCAAACATGTCATATGCTTCTATAACGAGCCACCATTAACAGGACAAATTAACCTTAGGACGTTCCAAGAAGTAGCAGCAAAGCGTCTAGCAA TGCTGCAATATATCGACTCCAAGTCAGACTTTAGACAGAAGAAATCCGACAACAAGG CGGATCATGTATCGGATATAGAAACAAAAATGGAAGAATTGGGCTTCATGCTACCAAACCCAGTATTTGATAAAGAGGATGTTGAAAAGTATCTTCACATAGCACAAGCAGATGTCATCTCGCATTTTATACTACGACTGGC GTTTGGTAGAGCACGAGATAAAAGAGATTGGTTTCTGCGAAATGAAGTTAGACTGTTTGAAATAAGGCTAGAAAAACTAAAGAACGTTAAAATCAGAGATGTGGAAAACCAAACGAAATTGGAATACTTTCTGCAGAATCAAGGCATTTTATACGATAGT ATGGTGGTACCGACCATGATGACGCACTCCAATCAAATGGCAGAACAGATGAAACAAATACAAGAGCTTATACAATTCCGCAATGATGCCTCCAAAGTGGAAAAGCTATACATC GCACCCTTCTACCCAGATGCCATGGTATTAGTACGCAATCGACAAGTTGCACTGAAAAACGGACAAGCATATGTACCCAATACGTTATTACACATACTTTGCTCATCGAAATTCCGACAGCAAGTGCAAAATTCATTAAGAAGCTTGGATGAAGCAGGTACCATAGATGCTGCAAAACCGTTCGTAGACGAACGAATATCAGGATTCTTGCGTGTTCTGCCAGAATCATACCTGGCAACAGATTACTCAAGAAGTAACTATGTACCGGGAGAAAATGAAAGCCTTAATCTGGCCAATGTCAATAGCATATTTAGACAAACATTCCCGCCATGTATGAGAAGAATATTCACACATTACGTCAATAGCAGGCACCTCAAACATAACGCCAGAAGGCAGTTTTGGCTATTCCTTAAAGGATGTGGAATGAGCCTGGAAGAAAACATACATTTTAACCGCAATATATGGCACGATGCAACGTCATTCGATAAGGAACATGTATACAACATAAGGCACATATACGGTAAAGAAGGTCGGCGACTGAGTTATCCACCATTGAGTTGCAATGCCATCATTAAAAGTCTACCGCCACCAGTACAAGGACAGGTACATGGATGCCCATTCAAGGAACTGGATAATAATGGAGTTAGAAAGATGCTGGAAGATTTCGGTCTAGGCGATGACCAAATAACACCCATCATGGATCTAAAAGCAACACATCAGTACCAACTAGCGTGCGTGGAGTATTTCGCACAAAACACGCCAAATGGAGCAACGGAAGGCGTAGGAATACACCCAAACGTATTCTTCCAAAATAGCTTCAAAGCAAACTATGCAAGCACAAGTAAAGATATAGCCGaataa
- a CDS encoding putative undecaprenyl diphosphate synthase family protein: protein MPLPWWARIVLRCVRCVISVEHVAFIMDGNRRFARLMGMEVHKGHRCGLNKLMEVIEMCQLLGIKVITVYAFSLQNFQRSETEVNNIINLATETAKSRLQPGHKQTFAIKFHGDMRFLPEYLRKTLQEAEELSDKLKTEDQILVNVCVSYGGRNEIARAKEKIANIPGDRTHEEEAKLFYSLLVGGEYKPPEILIRTSGVTRLSDFLIYQCSEFTTFYFLHDTWPELSMWSLIGTLIHWTIFCGRKSTDRGYTIF from the exons ATGCCGttaccatg GTGGGCACGCATAGTACTGCGCTGCGTAAGATGCGTCATATCAGTGGAACATGTAGCATTCATCATGGATGGAAATCGCAGATTCGCAAGACTTATGGGAATGGAAGTACATAAAGGACACCGATGCGGACTTAACAAACTAATGGAA GTTATTGAAATGTGCCAGCTGCTCGGAATCAAAGTCATAACTGTCTATGCATTCTCTCTGCAAAACTTCCAAAGAAGTGAAACCGAAGTTAACAACATCATTAACTTGGCTACCGAAACAGCGAAATCAAGATTACAACCAGG GCACAAGCAAACATTCGCGATTAAGTTCCATGGAGATATGAGATTCCTACCGGAATATCTGAGGAAGACACTTCAGGAAGCTGAAGAACTATCCGATAAATTAAAAACTGAAGATCAAATATTGGTAAATGTATGCGTATCATATGGAGGACGCAATGAAATAGCGAGAGCCAAAGAAAAAATAGCCAATATACCAGGGGATAG AACAcatgaagaagaagcaaAGCTATTCTATAGCCTCCTGGTAGGAGGAGAATATAAACCACCAGAAATATTGATAAGAACATCAGGAGTAACAAGACTATCAGACTTCCTTATATACCAG TGCTCTGAATTCACAACATTCTACTTCCTACACGACACGTGGCCGGAGCTGTCAATGTGGAGTCTAATAGGTACGCTGATACACTGGACAATATTCTGCGGGCGCAAGAGCACAGACCGTGGATATACTATATTCTAG